Within Halorussus sp. MSC15.2, the genomic segment TCTCGGCGTCGGCCGCGCAGTTGCGCATCTCGTGGCGGGCGTCGTAGAGCGCGGGGCGAGCGAGGGTGGTCATCCCCGCGCCGACGCCGACCACGACGCCGTCGCCCGCCTCCTTGACCGTGTTGACCGCGGTCAACAGGACGCCGGCGTCCGCCACGAGATACCGGCCGGGTTCGACCGCGAGGGTCGCGTCAACCTCGCCCAGCGCCTCGCGGGTCGCGCCCGCCACGGCGGCGAGGTCGAGGGGGTCCTCGTCGGGGCGGTAGGGGACGCCGAACCCGCCGCCGACGTCCACGAACTCCAGTTCGACGCCCCGGTCCTCGACCTCTCGCGCGAGGTCGCCCATGCGCGAGACCAGTTCCCGGTGGGCCGAGAGGTCCTCGCCAGAGATACCGCTTCCGGCGTGGGCGTGGAGACCGACCACCTCGAAGTCGGTTGCGGCCGATTCGACCGTGTCGGCCGCGCGGTCGTACGGGACGCCGAACTTGGCGTCCGCGCCGGTCGCCACCTTCTCGTGGTGGCCCGCGCCGACGCCGGGGTTGACTCGCAGACAGATTCGGCCGTCGTACCCCCGCTCGGCGAGTCTGTCGAGGGTGTCGGCTGCGCCCGCGGTAATCGTCAGTCCGGGGTGGTCGTCGGCGAGTCGGACCGCCACGTCGAGGTCGCGGTCAGGCGGGTTGACCGCGGTGTAGTGGACGCGCGACCCCGCGACGCCCGCGTCGAGGACTCTCGCGAGTTCGCCCGCGGACGCGCACTCGATGCCCGCGCCCTCGTCGGCGAGCGCTCGCAGGACCGGCCGGGCGGTGTTGGCCTTCGCGGCGTAGTACACCTCGGCCTCCGGGAAGGCGTCGTCCATCCGTCGGTAGTTCTGCCGGACGCGGTCCAAATCGAGGACGTAGAGGGGCGTCCCGTGGTCGTCGGCCAACTCCCGGAGGCGCTCGGCCGACCAGTCGGCGAGTCGTCGGACCGCCGGGTTCCGGACCGCGTTCATTCCCGCAGGGCCTCCTCGCGCTCGACGCCTTCGAGGGTCGTCTCCTCGACGTCCATCGCCACGACCGCGGGCTTGTACGCCCCGCCCTCGAACAGGTCGTGGTCGCCGACCGACGACTCCACGAACCGGGTGAACGCCCGGCGCTCGGGCGGGAGGTGACCGTAGACGACCTCCTCCTCGACGAGGTCGTAGACCGGGATGCGAGGCGTGAGCAGGGTGTTCTCCGCGACCACGCTGTTCTCGCCCACGACGAATCCCGAGGTGACTCGACAGCCAGCGCCGAGCGACGCGCCGTCCTCCACGACGACGGGCGCGTCCTCGACCGGTTCCAGCACGCCGCCGATGAGGGTGTTCGCACCCAGCTTCACGTCCGAGCCGATTTGCGCGCACGACCCCACGGTGTCACAGGAGTCCACGAGGGTACCGTCGCCGACGTGCGCGCCGATATTGACGAAGCTCGGACTCATCATGATGCAGTCCGACCCGAGGTACGCGCCGCGTCGAATCACGGTCCCGTCGGGGGTGTTGCGGGTGCCCCGGCCGGGCAGGTCGTCGGTCTCGCGCAGGGGCAACACGTCGTGGTAGGTCACGTCGCCGTACTCCCGGCCCTCGATGCCGCGCAGGCCGAAGTTGAGCAGGATGCCCCGCTTGACCCACTCGTTGGACTCCCACTGGCCGTTACCGGACTGCGTCCGGTCGCTCGCCGAGCCTCGCTCGGCGGTGCCGCGCTTCTCGGCGGCCCGGACCTCGCCGGTTTCGAGCGCGTCGAGGAACGCTTCGAGGACGGCGTATTCCTCCTCGCCCGCGTCGGCCGCGGTGAGGTCGCCGTCGTCGTATCGATGCCACAGGTCGTCTACCTCAGTTTCCAGACTCATGCGTCTCCCTCCACTACGTCGGCAAAATCGTACCAGCCGGGTTCTCGTTCGGCAAGCCAGACCGCCGCGTCGAGCGCCCCCTCGGCGAAGACGCCCCGGTCCTCCGCTCGGTGGGTGAGGCGGACCTCCTCGTGGTTACCCGCGAGCAGGACCTCGTGTTCGCCCGTAATCGTCCCGGCGCGCCGGGCGTGGACGCCGATGTCGCCCGCCTCGCGGGGGGCCTCGCCCTCGCGCCCGTGGACGCGCTGGGTTCGCGGCTCGGTTCCCTCGCCGCTCGGGTCCGAGGCGCTCTGCGCCTCGCGCGTCTCTTCGATTCGCTCCAGAATCGTCTTCGCGGTGCCGCTCGGCGCGTCGCGCTTCCGGTTGTGGTGGGTCTCGGTGACCTCCACGTCGTAGCCCGGCAGGTCCGCGACCGCGGACTCGACTGCCGAGAGCAGCGCCTGCACGCCCCGACCGAAGTTCGACGCCTTCAGCACGGGCGCGTACTCCGCGAGTTCACGGAGCGCCGCCTCGCCCTCGTCGTCGAACCCGGTGGTGCCGACCACGCTGGCGACACCGGCCTCGGCGGCGACCGCGACGTAGTTCTGACTGCTCGCAGGGCCGGTGAAGTCCACGATTACGTCCGGGTCGCGCTCGGCCACCAGTCGGTCGAACTCGCGGGCGGGTTCGACCGAGACCTCGCCGACGGACTCTTCGTCCGCGGGGTCGCGGTTGACGGCGAAGGCGACGCTCACGTCCTTGCGGGCGCTGGCGGCGTCGAGGACCGCCCTCCCCATCTGGCCGGTCGCGCCCGTCACTGCGACTGCTACGCTCATGGTCGTCTCTGCGGTCCGGTCGGTCGTCGCTCGCTTCCCGCCGGTCGTCGCTCGGTCTCGGTCATGGCTGTACCTCAGTCGGTTCTCCCTCTAACTCTCCGAGGATACCCGCAAGTTCTGCGCGGTGGTCCTCCGAGAGGCGGGACAGCGGCGAGCGCAGGTGCGCCGGGCCGTAGTCCCGAATCTCCATGGCCTCCTTGACCGGGATGGGGTTGGTCTCCTCGAACAGCGCGCGGACGAGGGGCGCGAGTTCCTCGTGGACCTCGCGGGCCTCGGCGAAGTCGCCCGACAGGGCGGCCTCGACCAGCGCCACGGTGCGCTCGGGTTCGACGTTCGCGGACACGCTGATGGTGCCGGTCGCGCCGAGCGAGAGCATCGGGAGCGTGAGGAAGTCGTCGCCCGATAGCACCGAGAACTCCTCGTCGCGGGTGCGCTCTATCACGTCGCCGATTCGGTTCAGGTCGCCGCTGGCGGCCTTGTAACCGACGATGTTCTCGTGTCGCGCGAGCGATTCCGCGGTCTCGACCGCGATGTTGCGGCCCGTGCGCGAGGGGACGTTGTAGAGTATCTGTGGGAGGTCCACCTCGTCGGCGATAGTGCGGTAGTGGCGCTCCATCCCCTCGGGTTCGGGCTTGTTGTAGTACGGCGAGATGAGCAACAGCGCGTCCGCCCCGGCGTCGGCCGAGCGCCGGGAGAGTTCGAGGGCCTCGCGGGTGTTGTTACTCCCGGCCCCTGCGATGACGGGCACGTCCACGGCGTCGGTGACCGCCTCGACCACCTCGACGTGTTCGTCGTGGCTCAGGGTCGCGCTCTCGCCGGTCGAACCGACCGCGAGGAGACCGTCCACCCCGGCGTCCGCGAGGCGCTGGGCGTCTGCTCGGAGCTGGTCGAAGTCGATACTGTCGTCGGATTCGAAGGGGGTCGTCATCGCGGGGTAGACCCCACTGAAGGGTTCGTCGGTGCGTGTCATGTTGCGTTATGTTCGGGACTGGTGGGCGCGCGGTGCAAAACGAGGACGGCCAACGACGGGTCGCCACGCCGCCGAGGACCTGTTAGTAACCGGGTTTTGTGCGTTTCAGCCCCGAAAAACCGACCGACCCACCGCTGGCCGAGCGAACGCGAACGGCCGCGGCGGGGTCGGAGTGCATATGCGTGACACTCACCTCCGGGGACTTAACCTTTTGGCCGTGGGCGATATCTGCTATCCGTGTCCCTAGCTAACCGACTTCAGTCATCGAATTTCTACACTTCTAAATCGCAGGTATCCGACGAATAGCGGAACGACGAGCCAGAGGAAGAGCATTCCGAAGCCGAACATGTACTCCGGAGAGTCGACCAGATACACCCAGACCTGAGTCGTGGATTTGGACCGGAGCAGTTCCGATAGTAGGGCGCGACTGTACTGATAGCTCCTCACCGGATTGAGACGCTGAACGTAGAGGTACCAAGTTGGCCCCTGCGCCGTCGCAATCGGTCGGAGTCCGCTCGTTGAGACCGTTCCTGTGAACAAATACGCTGCAATCGGTAGGACATGATGTTGCCAGAAGAAGTGCGTCACTGCGTACAATCCGAATACTATCGCAACCGCCCGAAATCGGGACATGACCATTGCCGAGATTCCGACTGCGATTCCAGTCCATACCAGCCCGTAGATTAACAACAGAATCGCGTGGACGAAGAGTTCGAACGCCGCAACTCCGCCGTACAACGCTATGGACTCTGCGACTAAAATGGTAATTGTCGTCACGACTACGACGGTGAGAACGGCTGACCGCCCCAGAAACTTACCAATCAGCACTTCGTGATGAGTCGTGGGTAAACCGAGCAGAAAACGGATACTCCCGGACTCACGTTCCCCGACGACCGCTTTGTATCCCGTTAGAAGTCCAACGACGGGCAGAAAGCGATATAGATGTAACGGAATGTTCTCGGCTACGACGCCTAACGATGCTGGCGAAGCGGGACCCACGTACATGTTTAGCGTGGACGAGGTCCCCATCAAAATCAACGCGACAACGGTTCCCCACAGCATCCGTGAACGGATTGCTGAGGTGAGTTCTTTTCTTACGATAGTGGCTATCCGTGCTCGCATACACTCATCCCTTCATCTCGTACTGCGTGGTAGTTGCCTCGACGAACAAGTCCTCTAACGAGGCCCTTTTCGTCGTAAAATCGGAGATAACCACGTCTCTTTTGGTCAGTTCCGTCAGGACTCTTCTTTTCGCATCTCGGCCCCGGTACCGTATCCGTAGCGTGGACTCCGTGTCGGAAACGCCGGTCACGTTCTCGATTCGTTCCAGTTTACTACCATCCGGAACGGGGTCTGCTTCGATGAGGAGCGTATCGCTCGTCCGTTCGTGTAAACCTTCAATTGTATCTAAATTGATAAGACTACCGCAGTTTATAATTCCAATGCGGTCACACAATGTCTCTACCTCCGACAAGTTGTGACTAGAGAAAACGACCGTCGCACCACGGTTTCGCTCCTTGCGAACAATCTCGCGTAATTCGCGAACGCCGTGAGGGTCGAAACCGGTCGACGGTTCGTCGAGGACGAGCAAGTTTGGACTACCGACGAGAGAGATGCCGAGGGCGAGTCGCTGGCGCATACCCCTAGAGTATCCCGCGACTTTTCTCTCGGTGGCACTCGTCAAACCGACGCGTTCCAAAACGTCCGACGGGTTGGCGTCTACACCCTTTATACCGGCCGCGAACTCGATGTGTTCTCGCGCCGTGAGGCGGTCGTACAATCCGTATCCTTCCGGAACGATACCGAGTTGCTTGCGGACAGCCTGCGGGTCCGTCCAAGGGTCCAACCCGAAGACGGATGCCGTGCCCTCCGTCGGTTCGAGAAATCCCAAAATCAGATTCAGCGTCGTGGACTTTCCCGCGCCGTTCGGCCCGAGAAGGCCGAATATTTCCTCTCGTTCGATAGAGAGAGTAAGGTCTTCGACCGCAGTTACCTCTCCGAACTCTTTCGTTAAACCGCGTGTCTCAACGGCGGCCATGCGAGTTGAAAGTCTGACTCACCTCGAATTAATGTTTCCATTCTAATCTTATCTTATACTCAATAAATTACTTATAGTTAGATTGATTACTATTACGGTATGTCGGAGGAAAGTGACAAGGGAAGCGCATTGACCACGAACCGACGCGAGTTCCTGAAACGGGCTACGGTCAGCGGCGCGTTAGGCGTTACTGGAATCACAAGCAGTGCTACCATCGTCGCGGGAAACGAAGGCCCGAAAACGGACGAAAAACCGCGCCAACAGGAGGCGAAGGGCGTCTTCACTACGTACGCAGACGACCTGCTCTCATTGTTAGCGTCGGAGGGCATCTTGGACAACGGGACGATTACGGAACTTCCACTTGACGAACCGGTGGACTACGAGACTGTAGCCTCGAAGTCCGGTGAAGGAGTCAACTTCGCAACGTGGAGTGGCGTTCGTGCCGACGAGTATCGCATCGTCAAACAATTAGACGACGGCGTTCTCTCCGTTGCGGTTCAACCGGCTAAAAACCATGCTTACGCATTCTACGAACCGGATACGACCGAAGAGACGTACCTTATCAAATCGGACGTCGGAGTGACGAACGTCGAACGAGAGGCCTGCTACAAGGACTGCGGGTGCGTCTCCCAATGCGGCAATTCCGTCTGGGCGGACAGACGCTGTTGTATCCAAGAACCGTGCGGTTCCAGTTGTGCGTGGAACGTTTGGTGCGACTGTTGTAACGGGTGTTGAACACTGGAACGTCGATAGTTCCATTGGGCGCAGTCTCCCCGGAACGGTAACGATGGGGGTTCCATCCGCCTCAACGAAGTACGTGCTGTAGGAACTCGTCCCCCGGTCCGGCGTACACCCCACCGTCCTCTCCAGTGGCGTAACCGGCGAAGGCGGCGTGATAGTCGCTGAGGTATAGCCTAAGAGTGGGTTTTATCTTTCCGACGGCCGAAGCCGGGAGTAATGCTCGTTCTCGGAGACGCCCACGCCGACGACCCCGACAATCGGCGCGCGCTGTTCGCCGCCTATCGGGACGCCGACGCGGAGGTGGCATTGCAGTTGGGCGACCTACTCTACTACGACCTGCCGATTCCCACGTACTTCATCGCCGGTAACAACGAGGACTTCGACACCATCGACGCGCTTCGACACGGCCGCCTCGACAGTTCCAACGTCACGAACGCCTTCCTGCTGTCGGACGAAGCGGTCGAAATCGACGGCCTCCGAATCGCCGGTCTCTGCGGTAACTACGCGCCGACGCAGTTCGAGCGCCCCCGTCCGAACCTGCAGGGCGAGCGCAGGCGACACTTCGTCCGGGGGGACGTGGAGCGTCTGAAGACCGTCGAGGATGTGGACGTGCTGTTGACCCACGAAGCGCCCCACGGCCTGCCGGTCGCGGAGTCCTACGAGGTCGGTTGCGAACACGTGGACGGACTGCTGGAGGCGCTCGAACCCGACCTGTGTCTGGTCGGCCACCACCACGAACACGCCGAGACCACCTACGGTGACACCCGCGTCGTGAGCGTGGCCTCCGTCGAGAAACGTTACTATCGACTCGACCCCGAGACGCTGGAGTTGACCTCGTACCCGACGCCGTCGGCGTAAGGCGTCCTGACTCTGCCGATACTTCTCTGTTCTCCTTGGATTCCGTATCGCTGTAGGGGCACCGTTTCTCTGAACCGAGAGGGCGTCGGCCAGCGCCGGCCCTCAGCGGTCTAAATCGAAGTCTTCGGCGACGCACTGTGCGGCCCTCCGACCGCTCGCCATCGCGGCGTTGAGCGACGAGGTGTCGGTGTACTCGCCCGCGAGGTAGACCGGACCGTCGGGCGCGCGCACGTCGGGCAGTCGGTCGTGGAGGCCCGGCGGTTGGGCGAACTGCGCGAACTCGATGCGACTGGTGTGGAGCGGTTCGAGGTCGAGGCGACGCTCGGGGTACCACGAGTCCAGCGCCCGGGCCGTGCGCTCGGCGAGGGCCTCGTCGTCCTCGTCGGGCACGCCGAGGTAAGTCGCACTCAGGAGGTTGCGGTCCTCCGGCGCGTACTCGGGCGCGACCGCCGAGAGTTGGGCGACGTGGTTCGGCGCGGACGAGTCGGCGTTGAGCAGGAGTCGCGCGCCCGCGTCGAGTTCCGGCCCGTCGAAGGCGTAGTACTGGGTGACACAGCCCTTGGCGTCGGTGGGAATCGACTCGACGCCGGTCAACTCCCGGGCCTGCTTGGGGTCGGTGGCGACCACCACGGCGTCGGCGGTGGTCGAGTCCCTGCCGAGTTCGATTCGGGGGTCGGTCGCGCTCGGGTCGAGGTCGGTCACCGTCTCGTCCATCACGAGGTCGGCCCCGGACTCGCGCGCCGACCCGGCCAGTTGCTCGGCTATCGCGCCCATCCCGCGGGCCGGAACCGCGATGTGGCCGACGGTCAGCATCTTGAAAGTGTACTCGAACACCCGCTTCGAGGTGCCGAGACTCCGGTCGAGGGTGATGCCGCCGTAGAACGGGGCGGCGAAGTTCGTCACGAACTTCTCGGAGAACCCCCGGTCGCGGAGGTACTCGCGGGTAGTCCGGTCCGGACCGCCGGCCATCTCGCGGTCGGACTTCTCGGCGAGTTCCCGCCGGAGTCGGAGCACCCGTAGCTTGTCGCGCACGGTCACGTCCCGATTGAGGAGCGTCTCCAGCGCGGCGTCCACGTCGCGGAAGGGGTCGGCGAGGGTCGAGCGCTCGCCCGGTCGGGCCACCACCGCGCCGGGTTTGAACTGCCGGAGGTCGAGCGCGTCGTAGTCGAGTTCCCGCCGCGCCGCCGGGTAGGCGGTGAACAGCACCTGAAACCCGCGGTCGAAGACGAACCCGTTCCTGCGAACCGAACGCACCCGCCCGCCGGGGTCGTGGTGGCGTTCGTAGAGTCGCACGTCCGCGCCCGCGTCGGCGAGGTGGCGCGCCGCGACCAATCCGGCGAGTCCACCGCCAGCGACGACGACTTCGGTCATGGTCCGGCGTTCGGCCGCGCGCCACAAAGTCTCTCCGTTCCGAGAGGTGGCCCGTCGCGGAAACGTATAAGGAGCGGGTCGTCGTAGCCCGGTCGCATGACACGGCAGGTCAAACTCAGCCGCATCGAGTCCGCGCTCTCGGAACTCTCCTACCCCGTGAGTCGGGACGAGGCCGCCAGCGAGTTCGAGGACGTGACACTCACGCACGCCAACGGGGAGTTGAATCTCGGGGACCTCGTCGCCGACACGTCGGCCGAGGAGTACGAGTCGGTCGAGGACCTCTCGACCGAAATCGAGAACGCCTTGCCGCGGGACGCCGTGGGCGAACCGTATCAGTCGGAAGGTGAAGGGTAAAGCACGACGCTTAACTTACCGCGTCGGCTACGGCGTGACAATAATGGAGTTCTGTGACGAGTGCGGTTCGATGATGAAAGCCGAGGACGAACTGTGGGTCTGCGGAAGCTGCGGCAACAAGACGCCGAAGGACCCGGAGGCCAACTACGTCGTGACCGAAGACCAAGAGGCCAGCGAGGTCATCGAGACCAACAAGGGCGACGAGGAGAGCGCGCTTCCGACCACCGACGCACACTGTCCCGAGTGCGGGAACGACCGCGCCCGATGGTACATGCAACAGATTCGCGCGGCGGACGAGAGCGAGACGCGCTTCTTCATCTGCACCGAGTGCGAACACAAGTGGCGCGAAGACGACAACTAGAACCGCTTTTCGACGTCGTTCGTCGAGAATCTGGACGTACTACCCCACGACCGCCGAACTCGGCCCTTCCCCTCCTTGACGACGTACTTCAACACGTCGCCGCCCTCCGGGAGCGAGTAGAGGTCGCCGAGTTCGTCGGGCGACCGGGGTTCCACGCCGCGCGAGACGTTCCCGATGCCCTTCACCAGCACGTCGTCGGAGACCGCGAAGAGGCGTCGCCGGACGCCGGACCACGTCGGGGCGTCGGCGATGTCCACCGGTTCGTACGCGACGATTTCCCCGCCGTCGAGCGTCTCCGAGAGTTTCTGCAGGGTCACGCCGGCGGTGTCCTCGTCGTGGAGGTACTCCCAGAACCCCGAGGGCATCCCGCGATACTCCCGGAGGTCGCCGTGGTGGAAGCTCAGGACGCCGTGGTCGGGCGCGTCGAGCACGTCGCCCTTGAGGATGCCGAAGCCGAACCGGACGGCGACGTCGGCCTCGCCGACCGTCTCGACCGCGTGGTCGGACAGGACGTTGCCGAAGTCGGGCGCGGGGTCGGGTTCGACCGCCAGCGTCTCGGGGTCGCCCAGTCGAGCGATGTCGGCCACGTCTCGCGGTTCGCGGTACGCCGGCCGCTCGGTGAACTGGAACGCCGCGCCGACGGGCGTCCAGAGGGGGTACTCCCGCACTCGGTCGAGATAGTGGCCCAGACCGCCGTCGCTCCCGGCGACCGACCCTGTACTCCGGACGACGTGGCTGACCTCTGCGTCGGTTCGGGCGAGCATCGCCTCGACGGCGCTGGCCTGCCACTCCGGAACGTCGGTACCGCGGACTAACAGCGCGACTTCGAGCGAATCGGACATGGAGTTGTCGTCGTCAGGACGCGCCCAATCGGCTTTGTTATGCGGCGACTGACGCTCGCAGGTGTCGCCTACGGAAAAACAGGCCGCCCTTGGGCGGGCGGCGTCCGGCGATTCGCCGGGGAGATGTCGAAACGTCGGCCGGGCGTGTCACTGACTCAGGGCCGACGTGCGAACGTCAAGTATCCGGTGTGACCGACCCCCGCGGTGGACGGCCGCGAGCCTCGGTCGTCGAAGTCCATCCGACGCTGGATGGTTTCGAGGGTCTCCACGTCGGCGAGACCCGCCTCGCGGGCCGACTCCACGACCTCACGGGTGTGTTCCACGAACGGCGAGTAGACCGCGACGAACCCGCCCCGGACCAGCAGGTCCGGCGCGTGAGCGACGACCTCGGGCGCGTCCTCGGTGTCGAGGGTCAGCACGTCGAACTCGCCGAGCGCGTCGCCCTCGCTCGCGTCGGCAATTTCATCGGTCACGTCGCCGACGTGCACGTCCACTCGGTCGGCGACGTCTGCGAGTTCCATGTTCCCGCGGGCCACCTCGGCGAACTCGGGGTCGCGCTCGAAGGTGGTCACGTTCGCGCCCATCCGGCCGAGATAGCCCGAGAGGACGCCCGTCCCGGTTCCCGCGTCCAGCACGCGGTCGCCGCTGGCGACGCCGGTGTGACCGACGATGAGACCCACGTCACGGGGCATCATCGGCGCGCCGGTGCGCTCGAAGTGGTTGAACAGGTCCGGACCGCGCAGGGCGCGGACCTCGAACGGTTCGCCGAGGTGGGACTCCAGCGTCTGACCGGGTTCGACGTCCTCGGGAACGTCGACGACGCCGAGGTCGGTCTGGAGTTCCTCGCCCGGTTCTCGCAGGTACTCCCGGTCGCCGTGGACCAGCAGGACCGTCACTGTAGCCGCTCGACGGCGGCCGCGAGGTCGCCGTCGGTGGCTTCCAGCGCTTCGCGGGCGTCGTCTTCGCTCGCTCCGGCCTTCTGAGCGACGATTTCCACGTCCGCGTCGGGGATGCCCCCGCTCCCGTCGCTGTCGTCGCCGGACTCGACCGCGGTAGTTCCGCCGGCGTCGCCCTCGGTGGTCCGGGGTTCGCCGACGACCTGATAGGTCTCCTGCCCGCGGGCGTCCATCACGGTGATGTCGGGGTTGTCGAACACCAGTTTCTCGCCGTCGCTCTTGGTGATGACGACCTCTTCGGCGTCGAGTTCGTCCACGTCGATACCCATCTGCTTCATCATCTGTTGCATCTTGCGGGGATCGAGTCCCCCGCCGCCTCCTCCGAACATACGTGAAGCGTCGGAACGCGAGGGGATAAGCGTGTTGGAGCGAGTCGAAAACGGAGTCGGGCGAAGCCACGGAAGACGGTCGAGAACGGTGTCGATACGCTCGTAGAACTGGGATTCGGAGCGACGGACGAATCAGTCGGCGTCGTCGCCCGCGCCCTCGCGGACCATCACGGCCATCCCGGAGTCGAAGTCGCCCATCGCGTCGGCAGAGAGTTCGGCCCGGCCGACCGCGAGCAGCGACCCGTCCTCGTGGACGACGACAACCTCGTCGCCGGGTCGGACTTCCGGACCGGCCGCGGTGACGAACTTCGCGAAGACGTTCTTGCCGTCGCGGACGAACGGTTCGCTCTCGTCGCCGACCACGACTCGACCCGCGGGCGCGTCAAGCGCGGCAGCGACCCGGCGGCCGCCTTCCAGTCCGAGGGTGAATCGGCCGTCGGTCCCGTACGTCACGACTCGACCGGCGTCGCCGACGACCTGCTGTGGCCGTCCCGACGAGGACCGCTTGACTTCGGGGTCCTCGCTCTCGGGGAACAGCGTCTCGCCGACGCCCGACCCGAACTGGTAGTCGGCAATCGTGCGGAGTCGGGGGAGGTCGTCCGTCTCTCCGGAACTCATTTGCCGGACGTTCGCGTCGCCCGGCGAAAAGCCTTCGTTCTTCGGTCGGTCCGCGGGCGCGGAGACTCGTTCGAGACCGACGCGCCCCATGGTACTAGATAACATCATCCTTGACATCCGACGTCAATTTAACTATTAATCATCTTGTATTCCGGGGACTACGGTTTGATTTATTACCTTGGAGCGGCTACGGACCACCACGATGAAAGCAAAGCTCGGCGTCGCACTGCTGCTCGTTGCCGGTGCCGCCATCTTCGCCGTCGCCAGCCAGCAAACGTTCACGACCTACGTCGTCTCCGCCATCGCGGTCCTCGGTCTCGCGGCCGGGGCGCTCCTGAGCGGAATCGGCGGCGAAGAAGGTCGCCCGGTCTGAAAGACGCTCTTTTCGGTTACAGCAGGAACGTATCGGGTCGCTCGGACATGTCTATGAAGGTGTCGGCCGCCTGAATCAGTTCGTCGGACGTCGATTCCTCGAAGCTAGTGACTTCCGTCCGCACGCCCTCGTGGCGGAGGTGCGAACAGAGCCGCGAGAAGTCGCCGTCGCCCGTGCAGAGGATGACGGTATCGACGTGGTTGGCCAGCGTCACCGCGTCGAGGCTCATTCCGACGTCCCAGTCTGCCTTCTTCGACCCGTCGCCGAACGTCTTGAGTTCCTTAATCTTCGTCTCGAATCCGATGTCGGCGAGCGCCTCGAAGAAGCGCTCCTCGTCCGGGCTATCCGCCTGAATTACGTACGCGATGGCTCGCGTGAGTTCCCGGTCCTGAACCGACTTTTCGAGGACCGCGGAGTAGTCGATGTTACGGCTGTAGACGCTCTGGGCCGTGTGGTAGAGATTTTGAGCGTCCGCGAGGACGGCGACCCGCTGGTTCGGGTGTATCTCGGTCATACGCCAAGATTGGTACTCCCTACGATAAAAAGGTCCGCACAACCCCACCGCGGCGATTCGCTCGCGGGGACCGACTCGACCGGAGACCGCCGTTCACTCCGCCGGTGTCTCGCGGTCGGACAGTTCGAGCGTCTCGGGGTCGAGTCGGTAGTAGCGCTCCCACGCGGGTGCGAGACTCACGACGCGGGTGTCACCGTAGGTGGACTCGGCGTGTTCGTGGTGGTGGCCGACCAGACACAGGTCGGGGTCGAGCGCCTCCAGCAGTTCGTCGATTCGGTCGCATCCGGCGTCGTAGCCGTAGTATATCAGGCCGTGGGCCGCTTCGTGGGTCAGCAACACGTCCACGTCCTCGACGGTCTTCAGACGCTCCACGTCCCCCCGGACGAAGTGTCGCCTGCGCTCGCCCGTCAGGTCGGCGCGCGACTCGTCGTACTTCGTCGGCGCGTAGTTGCCAGTCAGCCCCGCCACGCGCAGGCCCGCGACCTCGGCCGAAGTGCTAGCGAGCAGGTTCGCGTTCCGGACGGTCGTTCCCTCAGGGTCTTCGCCCGCCCGCAGGGCGTCGATGACGTCGAAGTTCTCGTTGTTGCCTCCGACGAAGTACGTGGGAATCGGCAGGTCGTAGTAGAGTAGGTCGCCGGTCTGGAGCGCGACGTCGTCGCCGGAATCGCGGTAGGCCGCGAGCAGCGCGCGCCGTTCGTCGGGGTCGTCGGCGTGGGCGTCTCCGAGGACGAGCATCGGTCGGTACTCGGTCGGAGCGAGGGTAAACGCTGTGGCTCGCGACCGAGGCACCGTGACTCGCGGCGGTGTCGGCGTCCCGTCGGTCCGCTCGAACCGCAATCAGTCGCTTGAGAGGACGGGTAGGAACTCAGAGTAGCCGACGGAACTCGCCCAGCGGCGGGAACGACAGCGTCTCCTCGCTCTCGTCGTCCCAGACCACCGGGCGGAGCGCGTCGGCGTCGGTCACGACCGGGG encodes:
- a CDS encoding metallophosphoesterase, with product MLVLGDAHADDPDERRALLAAYRDSGDDVALQTGDLLYYDLPIPTYFVGGNNENFDVIDALRAGEDPEGTTVRNANLLASTSAEVAGLRVAGLTGNYAPTKYDESRADLTGERRRHFVRGDVERLKTVEDVDVLLTHEAAHGLIYYGYDAGCDRIDELLEALDPDLCLVGHHHEHAESTYGDTRVVSLAPAWERYYRLDPETLELSDRETPAE
- a CDS encoding NYN domain-containing protein — encoded protein: MTEIHPNQRVAVLADAQNLYHTAQSVYSRNIDYSAVLEKSVQDRELTRAIAYVIQADSPDEERFFEALADIGFETKIKELKTFGDGSKKADWDVGMSLDAVTLANHVDTVILCTGDGDFSRLCSHLRHEGVRTEVTSFEESTSDELIQAADTFIDMSERPDTFLL
- a CDS encoding PUA domain-containing protein: MSSGETDDLPRLRTIADYQFGSGVGETLFPESEDPEVKRSSSGRPQQVVGDAGRVVTYGTDGRFTLGLEGGRRVAAALDAPAGRVVVGDESEPFVRDGKNVFAKFVTAAGPEVRPGDEVVVVHEDGSLLAVGRAELSADAMGDFDSGMAVMVREGAGDDAD